The following proteins come from a genomic window of Deltaproteobacteria bacterium CG2_30_66_27:
- a CDS encoding methylthioadenosine phosphorylase, producing MTGILGVIGGSGLYEMEGMRNVRQVVVRTPFGAPSDAITVGEIEGRTLAFLPRHGRGHRFSPSQINYRANVYAMKKIGAVAILSISAVGSMKERIRPGDIVVVDQFFDHTRFRPNTFFGDGVAGHIVFADPVCPDLSAVAYTAARKVVRRVHRGGTYLCMEGPAFSTRAESGIYRKWGVDVIGMTNLPEAKLAREAEICYATLALATDYDCWHKTRDDVSVDAILDVLHRNVENSKRIVREIALRLPLPGRCRCGEALKYAIITDRKRIPPAARRRLALLIGKYL from the coding sequence ATGACGGGGATCCTCGGCGTCATCGGCGGTTCCGGCCTCTACGAGATGGAGGGGATGAGGAACGTCCGGCAGGTCGTCGTCCGGACGCCGTTCGGCGCACCGTCCGACGCGATCACGGTGGGCGAGATCGAGGGGCGGACGCTCGCCTTCCTGCCGCGCCACGGGCGGGGGCACCGGTTCTCCCCGTCGCAGATCAACTACCGCGCGAACGTCTACGCGATGAAGAAGATCGGCGCCGTCGCGATCCTCTCGATCTCCGCCGTCGGCAGCATGAAGGAACGGATCCGGCCGGGCGACATCGTCGTCGTCGACCAGTTCTTCGATCACACGCGGTTCCGGCCGAACACTTTTTTCGGCGACGGGGTGGCGGGACACATCGTCTTCGCCGACCCGGTCTGCCCGGACCTCTCCGCCGTGGCGTACACGGCGGCACGCAAGGTCGTCCGGCGCGTCCACCGGGGGGGGACGTATCTGTGCATGGAGGGGCCCGCCTTCTCCACGCGCGCCGAATCGGGGATCTACCGGAAATGGGGCGTCGACGTCATCGGGATGACGAACCTGCCCGAGGCGAAACTCGCCCGCGAGGCGGAGATCTGCTACGCGACACTGGCCCTGGCGACCGACTACGACTGCTGGCACAAGACGCGGGACGACGTCTCGGTCGACGCGATCCTCGACGTCCTGCATCGGAATGTCGAGAACTCGAAGCGGATCGTCCGGGAGATCGCCCTTCGTCTTCCCCTTCCGGGGCGGTGCCGGTGCGGGGAGGCGCTGAAATACGCGATCATCACGGACCGGAAGCGGATCCCGCCGGCGGCGCGCAGGCGTCTCGCCCTGCTGATCGGGAAGTACCTGTGA